One Helicobacter pylori genomic window, AACTTTTGATAGGCGCCGTTATTTTGACGCTAAGGCCAATTTGGATTTTGTGTTTGGGGATTCTAAAAGCGAAGAAGAGAAAAAAAGGATCATTAAAAAGGGGTATGAAAATTTTGCTTTCATTATTTTAGAAACCATTAGAGTGATCTTTATCCCTAAGGATGCATACGACGCTCGTTTCGCGCTCATCAATGAAGAAAACGTGTGGAAATCTTTAAACAAGGAAGGCCAAGCGATCACTTTATGCATGCATTTTGGCTATTGGGAAGCGGTAGGCACGACTTTAGCGCAATATTATAAGGATTATGGTAGGGGGTGTTTGGGGCGTTTGACTAAATTTGCCCCCATCAACCACATGATTATGAGTAGGCGAGAGGCGTTTGGGGTGCGTTTTATCAATAAAATAGGGGCGATGAAAGAACTCATTAAAATGTATAATCAAGGCAATGGCCTTGTGGGGATTTTAGTGGATCAAAATGTCGTGCCTAAAGATGGGGTGGTGGTGAAATTCTTTAATAAAGACGCTACGCACACCACGATCGCTTCTATTTTATCGCGCCGCTACAATATAGACATCCAGCCGGTATTCATTGATTTTAATGACGATTATTCGCATTACACAGCGACTTATTACCCAAGTATCCGCTCTCAAATCACTGATAACGCACAAAACGATATTTTAGAATGCACGCAAGCCCAAGCGAGTTTGTGCGAAGAAGTGATTAGAAACCACCCGGAAAGTTATTTTTGGTTCCACAGGCGTTTTAAAAGCACCCACCCTGAAATTTATCAAAGATAGGGTTTTGAGTGGAATGATAAAAATTAAAAAATGCTAAAAGGCATTTTTTAAAAATAAATAGTAAAGAGCTTGATTTTAATCAAGCGATAATTTCTTAAGGCGGTCTTCTTGGGTTAGGGGGATTTTAAGGGGGTATTATCGCAAAATACCCCCCTATCCCCTTAAGAAAATGAGTTTTATTATAAAAATAAAGTTAAAAATCCCATTTTTTAAAAAAGTTAAAAAGTTTTAGTTATTACCACTCAATGCGAACAAGAGTGGTATTTTTTTAAAAACTCTTTTTTAAAACTCAAAAACCGCTTTTCTAAAATGGCTTTTCTGGCGTTTTTAACCAGCTCTAAATAAAAATGCAGATTGTGCAAGCTGGCTAAACGAGCGTAAGTGAGTTCTTTAGTTCTAAAGAGATGGTGCAAATAGGCTTTAGAGTAGCGTTTGCAAGCATAACAAGCGCAATTTTCTTCAATAGGGGTATCATCCAATTTATAGGGCGCGTTTTTGATAGAAATCTTGCCAAAATGCGTGAAAAGGGTGGCGTTTCTGGCGTTTCTGGTGGGCATCACGCAATCAAACATGTCCACCCCTAAACTGATAGCGTCTAAAATATTTTCAGGCGTGCCTACGCCCATTAGGTAGCGAGGCTTGTCTTTAGGGAGCAAAGGGGCGGTGTGCGCGATCGTTTCTAGCATTTCATCTGCGCTTTCCCCCACCGCTAAACCGCCTATAGCGTAGCCATCAAAACCCTCATGCGTTAATCCCACGCTAAGACTACGCATTTTCAAATGCGTCCCGCCCTGGATAATGGCAAAAAGGTTGTTGTTGGGGCGGTTTTTTTCTTTGTGGTATTCTAGGCTAAGATTCGCCCATTTAGCGCTTCTTTTAATGGATTCTTCAAGGCGTTTTAAGGGAGCGGGCAAGCCCACTAAATCGTCTAAAACCATCATAATATCGCTATTTAAGGCGTATTGAATGTCCAAAACTTTAGAGGGCGTGAATAAATGTTTGCTCCCATCAATATGGGATTTAAAAACGATCCCGTCTTCTTGCAATTTGACATTATCGCTCAAACTGAAG contains:
- the tgt gene encoding tRNA guanosine(34) transglycosylase Tgt gives rise to the protein MDFQLQAIDDNARAGVLNLAHSQVATPVFMPVGTQGCIKSLDATDAQEILGAKLILANTYHMYLRPGEKVVEQLGGLHRFAQFHGSFLTDSGGFQAFSLSDNVKLQEDGIVFKSHIDGSKHLFTPSKVLDIQYALNSDIMMVLDDLVGLPAPLKRLEESIKRSAKWANLSLEYHKEKNRPNNNLFAIIQGGTHLKMRSLSVGLTHEGFDGYAIGGLAVGESADEMLETIAHTAPLLPKDKPRYLMGVGTPENILDAISLGVDMFDCVMPTRNARNATLFTHFGKISIKNAPYKLDDTPIEENCACYACKRYSKAYLHHLFRTKELTYARLASLHNLHFYLELVKNARKAILEKRFLSFKKEFLKKYHSCSH
- a CDS encoding lipid A biosynthesis lauroyl acyltransferase, with the protein product MTYKERLIHEKILNQNDKGFKTELRILSVFIVEFLVNILGFVLAKMPHFWFLRCIKAVAWLMRTFDRRRYFDAKANLDFVFGDSKSEEEKKRIIKKGYENFAFIILETIRVIFIPKDAYDARFALINEENVWKSLNKEGQAITLCMHFGYWEAVGTTLAQYYKDYGRGCLGRLTKFAPINHMIMSRREAFGVRFINKIGAMKELIKMYNQGNGLVGILVDQNVVPKDGVVVKFFNKDATHTTIASILSRRYNIDIQPVFIDFNDDYSHYTATYYPSIRSQITDNAQNDILECTQAQASLCEEVIRNHPESYFWFHRRFKSTHPEIYQR